Part of the Meleagris gallopavo isolate NT-WF06-2002-E0010 breed Aviagen turkey brand Nicholas breeding stock unplaced genomic scaffold, Turkey_5.1 ChrUn_random_7180001890336, whole genome shotgun sequence genome is shown below.
GCCGTGGTTCCCTGCAAGTACCTGGACGAAGACACCATTTATCACCTGCAGCCCAGCGGCCGCTTCGTCATCGGCGGCCCCCAGGTACGGCGACCGTCCCCGAGTCCCCGGGGCCCCGCGGCACAGCCGCGGTGACGCCGACGTCCTCCGCAGGGCGACGCCGGGCTGACGGGACGGAAGATCATCGTGGACACGTACGGGGGCTGGGGGGCTCACGGCGGAGGGGCTTTTTCTGGCAAGGATTACACCAAGGTGGATCGGTCGGCCGCCTACGCCGCGCGCTGG
Proteins encoded:
- the LOC104916409 gene encoding S-adenosylmethionine synthase; translation: MQDRGAVIPIRVHTIVISVQHDEEVCLDEMRDALKEKVIKAVVPCKYLDEDTIYHLQPSGRFVIGGPQGDAGLTGRKIIVDTYGGWGAHGGGAFSGKDYTKVDRSAAYAARWVAKSLIKAGL